In the Persephonella hydrogeniphila genome, one interval contains:
- a CDS encoding IS1/IS1595 family N-terminal zinc-binding domain-containing protein translates to MRCRYCNSDKVVKKGFNPNRKQRYLCKSCNRTFVENAERNYYPHNYKELAIRMFCEGMTMMAIARVLKIPYQTVRTWIRREGEKALKKI, encoded by the coding sequence ATGAGATGCAGATATTGTAATTCAGATAAAGTAGTTAAAAAAGGATTTAATCCAAATAGAAAACAAAGATATCTGTGTAAAAGTTGTAATAGAACCTTTGTAGAAAATGCAGAAAGAAATTACTATCCTCACAATTACAAAGAATTAGCAATTAGGATGTTTTGTGAAGGAATGACAATGATGGCAATAGCCAGAGTCCTTAAAATTCCATATCAGACAGTAAGAACATGGATAAGAAGAGAAGGTGAAAAAGCTTTAAAAAAAATATGA
- a CDS encoding adenylate/guanylate cyclase domain-containing protein — MELWKFLEDINKELSYLKEIETEEYESIEKAIENAYLEKPKWNRVNNVVAVFADLANSTNISNRKTKRVYAKFLEAVGYPFVKIFNEFNAEFIDIKGDGGLALFSGNYAEIYAFLAAETFKTFQEEYAKKQLSQYDVNYYFGIGIAKGDLLVKKVGVRGNNNFFVWAGDAVNNAALTSKDIKNISQITSIGITLDIYDKFNQDKFKDYLVYSCGCPKGKKVNLWKEFSIKDEKNFRYKKIESNWCKTHGEEYLNKILEIIGND, encoded by the coding sequence ATGGAACTTTGGAAATTTTTAGAAGATATAAATAAAGAGCTTTCATATTTAAAGGAAATAGAAACTGAAGAATATGAATCCATAGAAAAAGCTATAGAAAATGCTTATTTAGAAAAGCCAAAATGGAACAGAGTAAATAATGTTGTTGCAGTTTTTGCAGATTTAGCTAATTCAACAAATATTTCTAATAGAAAAACAAAAAGGGTCTATGCAAAATTCTTAGAGGCTGTTGGGTATCCGTTTGTGAAAATTTTTAATGAATTTAATGCTGAATTTATAGATATTAAAGGAGATGGAGGGCTTGCATTATTCTCTGGAAATTATGCTGAAATTTATGCATTTTTAGCAGCTGAAACATTCAAAACTTTTCAAGAAGAATATGCAAAGAAACAATTGAGCCAGTATGATGTTAACTATTATTTTGGTATTGGTATAGCTAAAGGAGATTTACTTGTCAAAAAGGTTGGTGTAAGGGGAAATAACAATTTCTTTGTGTGGGCAGGAGATGCTGTTAATAATGCAGCTTTAACTTCCAAAGATATAAAAAATATTTCCCAAATTACCTCGATAGGGATAACTTTAGATATTTACGATAAATTTAATCAAGATAAATTTAAAGATTATTTAGTATATTCTTGTGGATGTCCGAAAGGTAAAAAAGTAAATTTATGGAAAGAATTTTCAATTAAAGATGAAAAAAATTTCAGATACAAAAAAATAGAATCAAATTGGTGTAAAACACATGGAGAAGAATATTTAAATAAAATTTTAGAGATAATAGGAAATGATTGA